CCGGCCCCCTTCGCGAATGGCAAACCGGAGTTCTTTCTCCATCGCAATCGGCGTGATCAACTCCACCTCCAAACCAATATTGTCCCCAGGCATCACCATCTCCACCTTCTCCGGAAGTTTGACGGTGCCCGTCACATCCGTCGTCCGAAAATAAAACTGCGGA
This DNA window, taken from Deltaproteobacteria bacterium, encodes the following:
- the tuf gene encoding elongation factor Tu (EF-Tu; promotes GTP-dependent binding of aminoacyl-tRNA to the A-site of ribosomes during protein biosynthesis; when the tRNA anticodon matches the mRNA codon, GTP hydrolysis results; the inactive EF-Tu-GDP leaves the ribosome and release of GDP is promoted by elongation factor Ts; many prokaryotes have two copies of the gene encoding EF-Tu), whose protein sequence is PQFYFRTTDVTGTVKLPEKVEMVMPGDNIGLEVELITPIAMEKELRFAIREGGRTVGAGVVTAIIE